The Gemmatimonadaceae bacterium genomic sequence GGCGCGTGCGTCGCGCGAGTCGCGCGGGAGAGACGATCAGAAGGAAGCAAACCCCACGACGTTGCCGCCGGGTTCGCGGACGTAGAACTCCGTCGATCCGTAGAACGTCTCGTGCTTCGCCTTCACGACCGGCGCGCCGGCGAGAGCCTGTTCCGCCGCCGAGAGATCGGCGAGCGACGCGACGGTGAGGAAGAGCGCCACACTGTGGCCGGTGAGCTCCGCGGCTTGCGCCGGGCTGTCGGCGATTACGCTGGCGCGCGTCTGGTACATGATCTCGACGCCATCCTTCTTCACGCTGGCGAAGACCAGCTTACCGTCCGGCCCAGGCACCTCGTTCGCCTTGGCGAAGCCGAGCTTCGTCGCCCAGAACTCGAGACATGGTTCGACGGCGTCGACGATCAGAACGGGAGCCAGCGTTTGCATCGTTGGCGAAGCGGCGGTCATCATTTGGCACTTGTCCGTTTGGGTTGACGACACTAGTATAAATGATACTAGTGGGCAACGTCAAGCCCGAGAATCGAAGCCCCGTCTCTCATGCCAAAGAGCCGCGCCGTCACGTTGGCCGATCTCGTGGTTCTCTCGCTGTTGTGCGAGGGGCCGCGCCATGGCTACGACCTCTGGGCCGAGCTCGAGCGACGGCAGGTCGCGAAATGGGCCAGCATCTCCAAGCCGCAGGTCTACTACTCGCTGCGCAAACTCGCCGCCGGAAAACACATCGTTTCGGCGCGCGACGACGACGCGGCGCAGGGGCCGGAGCGGCGAGTCTACAAACCGAGCGAGTCGGGGCGCCGCATGCTCTCCGACGCGTTGGCGCAGGCGCGGTGGTCGACGCAACGGCCGCCGGATCCGTTCCTCACGTGGATGGTGCTCTCGTGGCAAGCACGCCCCCGGGACTTCACAGCGCAGATCGTGCGGCGGCGAAAGTTCCTCGAGCAGCAATTGGAGGAAGACCGCGCCGCGCTCGATGCGGTCATCGCCGAGACGTCACCGACGTCCGACGCCGCGCTCGTCGTGAGACTCGGGATCAAGCAATTCGAGACCGAGCTCGCGTGGCTCGA encodes the following:
- a CDS encoding helix-turn-helix transcriptional regulator, whose translation is MPKSRAVTLADLVVLSLLCEGPRHGYDLWAELERRQVAKWASISKPQVYYSLRKLAAGKHIVSARDDDAAQGPERRVYKPSESGRRMLSDALAQARWSTQRPPDPFLTWMVLSWQARPRDFTAQIVRRRKFLEQQLEEDRAALDAVIAETSPTSDAALVVRLGIKQFETELAWLDDVAARHRPG
- a CDS encoding VOC family protein, which gives rise to MMTAASPTMQTLAPVLIVDAVEPCLEFWATKLGFAKANEVPGPDGKLVFASVKKDGVEIMYQTRASVIADSPAQAAELTGHSVALFLTVASLADLSAAEQALAGAPVVKAKHETFYGSTEFYVREPGGNVVGFASF